The Pseudonocardia sp. HH130630-07 DNA window CAACCAGACCTCGCCGGACACCCTGGTCGGCAGCGGGGCCGCGGACTTCGGGATCAGCTTCCAGAGCTCGTTCACCTTCTCCAGGGCGGCCGGGGCCGACATCACGTCGGTGATGGCGGTGCTGCAGCACTGGGCCACCGAGATCGCGGTGCGCGCCGACCGGGACGACATCCGGTCACCGCGCGACCTCGACGGGAAGGTCTACGCCGGGTTCGGCGAGCCGGGCGAGGTGCAGAAGATGCAGGCCGTGATCCGCAACGACGGCGGCCGCGGCGACATCCGGACCGAGGTGCTCAACAGCGCGGCCTACGAGGCGCTCTACGCCGGTCAGGCCGACTTCACCGAGCCGTTCGTCAACGTCGAGGGCATCGAGGCCCGGCTGCGCGGCGAGCCGCTGAAGACCTTCCGCTACACCGACTACGGCTTCCCCGACTCCTACAACGTGCTGCTGACCGGCAACTCGACCTGGCTGGGCCAGAACCCGGACCGGGCGCGGGCGTTCGTGCAGGCCGTCCAGCGCGGCTACGCGCTCGCGGCGCAGGACCCGGCGGGCGCGGCGCGGATGCTGTCCGAGGCGAACCCGGGTGCGTTCACCGACACCCGGCTCCTCGACGAGGGGGCCGCGATGCTCGCCCGCGACCACCTGCGCGACGACCGGGGCCGGGTCGGGTTCCAGACGCCCGAGCGCTGGGCCGGGTTCTCCGGCTTCCTCTACGACACCGGGACCGTCGCCGGGCCGGACGGTGCGCCGGTCCGGGAGAAGCCGGACTTCGGCACCTGGTTCACCAACGAGTACCTGGCGCCGTGACCCGGCGGCTCGCCCCCGCGGCCCTGGTCGTGGTCGCGCTGCTGGTGCTCTGGCAGGCCGCGGTGACGGTCTCCGGCGTCCGCCCGCAGGTGCTGCCCTCGCCGCTGCGGGTCGTCGAGCAGGGCTGGGCGTTCCGCGGGGTGCTGTGGGAGAACACGCTGCCGACCGTCGCGGTGACCGTCGTCGGGTTCACGGTGTCCCTCGTCGTCGCGTGGGCCCTCGCCGTCGCCGTCGACTTCTCCTCGTGGCTGCGCCGGGCGCTGACCCCGCTGCTGGTGGCCTCGCAGACGCTGCCGGTGGTCGCGATCGCCCCGCTGCTGATCATCTGGTTCGGGTTCGGGTTGCTGCCGAAGGTGCTGGTGATCGCGCTGGTCACGTTCTTCCCGATCGCCGTCGGGCTGATCGAGGGCTTCGCCGCGACCGACCGGTCGGCCACGGCGCTGCTGCGGTCGATGGGCGCGAGCCGCTGGCAGCGGTTCCGCTACGTGCGGCTGCCCGGGGCGATGCCGTCGTTCTTCACGGCGCTGCGGATCGCGATCACCTACGCGGTCACCGGGGCGATCTTCGCCGAGTACGTCGGTGCCCGGGCCGGTCTGGGCATCTTCATGCAGCTGCAGAAGAACCAGTTCCGGACCGACCTGGTGCTGGCCGCGGTCGCGGTGACGGCGGTGCTGTCGGTCGCCCTGTTCGGCCTGACGTTCCTGGTGCAGCGCCTGGTCACCCCCTGGTACCGGGGTGATCACCGGTGAAGGTGTCGGTGCGGGACCTGTCGGTGTCCTACGGTGATCTGCCCGTGCTGTCGGGGCTGTCGCTCGACGTCGCGGCGGGGGAGTTCGTCTCGGTGCTCGGCCCGTCCGGGTGCGGCAAGTCGACGCTGTTCGGGGCGCTGGCCGGGATCCTGGACGGCGCATCGGCCGCCGGGTCCGTCCAGGTGGACGGCGGCCCGGTGCGCGGCGCGCCGTTCGGGCTGATGCCGCAGCAGGACCTGCTGTTCCCGTGGCGGACGGTGCTGGACAACACCACCCTCGGCCTGGAGGTCGCCGGGGTGGGCCGGCGGGAGGCCCGGGAGCGGGCCAGGGCGCTGTTCGCCCCGTTCGGGCTGGACGGCTTCGAGGGGGCGCGCCCGGCCGAGCTGTCCGGCGGGATGCGGCAGCGGGCCGCGCTGCTCCGCACGGTCGTCGGCGGGCGGGAGGTGCTGCTGCTCGACGAGCCGTTCGGTGCGCTGGACGCGCTGACCCGCACCGGGATGCAGGAGTGGCTGGAGACGGTCCGGGCCCGCTACGGCTGGACGACGCTGCTGATCACGCACGACGTCCGGGAGGCCGCGTTCCTGTCCGACCGGGTGCTCGTGCTGTCCGCGCGGCCGGCGACGGTGCTGCGTGAGATCGCGGTGGACCTGCCGCGGCCGCGGACCCGCGAGATGCTCACGGACCCGCGGCTGGCCGCGGTCGAGGCGGAGCTGCTGGCGACGCTGCGCGGCTGAGGACGGCACCGCCGTCGGCGGTTGAGGACGGCCCGGGGCTGCGGGGTCAGCCGTCCCGGCGCAGCACCAGCACGTGGTCGACGACCTCGGCGGTCTGCCCGCCGGGACCGGTCGCCGTCCGGGTCGGCCGGTCGGCGCGCACCACGGTCACCGGCGCCGGCCCGATCCCGGCGAACACCTCCTCCGGGGTGGGGAAGTGGGTGTCCGGGTCCTGGTTCCAGGACCAGGGCGCCGTCGACCCGTGGTCGACCAGCAGGAGCAGGCCGCCGGGGCGCAGCGCCTCGACCGCCGTCCGCAGTACCCGGTCCCGGGGCAGCTCGAACGGGGTCTGGAAGTACATCGCCGACACCAGGTCGAAGCGACCGGCCGGGAACGTCGCCGCCAGGTCGTGCCGTTCGGCCCGCACCCGGTCGGTGAGCCCGGCCGTGACCGCCCGGGCCGCGAGCGCGTCGGTCGCGGCCCCGGCGATGTCGACGGCGGTGACCCGCCAGCCGCGCTCGGCCAGCCACAGCGTGTCCCCGCCCGGTCCGCAGCCGAGGTCGAGGGCGTCGCCGGGGGCCAGGCCGGCGGCCAGCTCCGCCAGCCGGGGATTGACCCGCGGCACCGCGCCGGGGTCGCGGCCGGTGTAGACCGCCTCCCAGAAGGCGGCGGGATCGTCGTGGTCGGGTGGTGTGCTCATGGGGTTCCCCTCTCGTCGGTTCCCGCGATCCTGCCGAGCCCGGGCGTCGGACGGCAATTTTCGTTGCTGTTCCGGCAAGTCCGGTCGACCCACCTCCACAACAAACCTCCGATGCCGTTACCGAATCGTCATCACTCTGGGGAACTGTTTCGATTCAGGCGACTGTCGGACATGGCATACGGCGAATACGTTGGCGGTCGCAACATTCACTCGGTCGTGCGACACGGCGGGTGATCCACAACGCGGTGGAGGAGAAGGCGTCGATGAAGATGCGGGAAGCGGGGCGTCGTCCCCGGCTGCGGCGGGCGTTCGCGGCGGCGGGCCTCGGTCTGCTGCTCGCGGTCGCGGGATGCGGCCAGAACAGCGCCGGCGGCGACCAGGAGGCCCCGGCGGGTGACGCCGGCGGCGCGGGCGGGCTCAAGGTCGGGGTGATCCTCCCCGAGACCGACACGTCGGCCCGCTGGGAGGGCTTCGACAAGCCCATGCTGGACAAGGCGCTGCGGGCCCAGGGGCTCGATCCGGACATCCAGAACGCCCAGGGGGACGAGCAGAAGTTCTCCACGCTGGCCGACGGGATGATCTCCAGCGGGGTCAAGGTCATGATCATCGCCTCGATCAGCGGCGACGGCGGCAACGCCGTCGCGGAGAAGGCCAAGGCGCAGGGGATCCCGGTCATCGACTACGACCGGCTCAACCTGGGCGGGGTCAGCGACTACTACGTCTCGTTCGACAACGAGAAGGTCGGCGAGCTGCAGGGCCAGGGCCTGATCCAGGGCGTCGGCGCCAAGCCGGGCGCGCAGATCATCCAGATCGAGGGCGCACCGACCGACAACAACGCCACCCTCTACACCCAGGGCCAGCTCAAGGCGCTGCAGCCGAAGTACGACTCCGGCGAGTACAAGCTGGTCCAGAACCAGCCGATCGACAAGTGGGACAACCAGGTCGCCGGGACCACGTTCGAGCAGATCCTGACCGGCAACGGCGGCAAGGTCGACGGCGTGGCCGTCGCCAACGACGGCATGGCCGGATCGGTCGTCACGGTGCTCGCGAAGTACGGCCTCAACGGCAAGGTCCCGGTCACCGGCCAGGACGCCACCGCCGACGGTCTCGCCGCGATCCTGCGCGGCGACCAGTACATGACGGTGTTCAAGCCGATCCAGGAGGAGGCCGACGCGGCGGCGAAGCTGGCCGGAGCGCTGGCGAAGGGTGACACCGCGGGTGCCGACGCCGTCGCCACCCAGACGGTGAACGACCCGGACGGCAACCGGGACGTGAAGTCCGTGCTGCTCGAGCCGCAGCTGATCACCAAGGACAACGTCAAGACGGTCACCGACGCCGGTTACATCAAGGCCGCCGACATCTGCACCGGCGCGAACGCGCAGGCCTGCGGCCAGCTCGGCATCCAGTAACCCGCACCCGACCACCGGGCCGCGGCGGGACGACCTCCCGCCGCGGCCCGGTATCCCACCCGGAGGTACGGCCATGGCCGAACCGATCCTGTCCCTGCGCGGGGTGAACAAGAGCTTCGGCGCCGTGCGGGTCCTGCACGGAGTCGACCTGTCGGTCCGCGCCGGAGAGGTCACCGCACTCGTCGGCGACAACGGGGCGGGCAAGTCCACCCTGGTCAAGTGCGTCGCCGGCATCCACCCGATCGACGACGGCGAGATCGTCTTCGACGGCGCCCCGGTCACGCTGAACGCCCCGACCGACGCGGCACGGCTCGGCATCGAGGTCGTCTACCAGGATCTCGCGCTCGCCGACAACCTCGACATCGTCCAGAACATGTTCCTCGGCCGCGAACGCGGCCGCCCGTGGATGCTCGACGAGGCGTCCATGGAGCAGGCGGCGCGGGACACCCTCGCGTCGCTGTCGGTGCGCACCGTGACCTCGGTCCGCACCCCGGTCGCGTCGCTGTCCGGCGGGCAGCGGCAGACCGTCGCGATCGCGAAGTCGGTGCTGTGGGACTCGCGCGTCGTGCTGCTCGACGAGCCGACCGCGGCTCTCGGCGTCGCCCAGACCCGCCAGGTGCTCGACCTGGTGCGCCGGCTCGCCGAGCAGGGGCTCGCGGTCGTCCTGATCAGCCACAACATGGCCGACGTCTTCGAGGTCTCGGACCGCGTCGCCTGCCTGTACCTCGGCCGGATGGTCGCCGAGGTGCCGACGTCGGAGGTCGACCACTCCCAGGTCGTGCAGCTGATCACCGCCGGGCGCTCCGGCGAGCTGGGCCTGGCCCGGCCCGAGTCGGCGGCCGTCTAGTGGCCGACCGTCCCGAGCAGAACCCCGCCACCCCGACCGACGACGCGCAACCGGGAGGAGACACCGTGACCGACCGGTCACCCGCACCGGAGCGCGAGCAGCACCCCGCCGCGCCCGCCACCGAGCCCACCGACGCCACCGAGGAACCGCGCAGCGCGGCGCAGCGGGCGAACCCCGCGAACCGGGCCGCGGACTTCGGCATCGACACCACCGCCCGCAGCACCGGTGAGGCGGTCGTCGCCTACCTGAAGGGGCTGCGCGCCGGGGAGCTGGGCTCGCTGCCCGCGCTGCTCGGCCTGGCGGCGCTGTTCGTGCTGTTCACCGTGCTGGACTCCGGCGGCACCTTCGCCAGCCTGCTCAACCTGGCCAACCTGCTCCAGCAGGGCGCCGGCCCGACGATCATCGCGATGGGCCTGGTCTTCGTCCTGCTCACCGGCGAGATCGACCTGGCGGCGGGCACCGCGTCCGGGCTCGCCGCGGCGCTGATGGCGCTGCACCTGGTCAACGACGGCAACGTCCTCGGCGCGACCGGCACCGTCGTGTTCGTGCTGCTGGTGATCGTGATGGTCGTGGCGGCCGGGCTCGCGGCGCTGGTCCGGGTGTGGGCCGGCACCGTCGTCAGCCTGCTGACGGCCGCGGTGCTGGTGATCGGCGTCCCGGCGACGCCGTGGACGGTGATGGGGATCGCGGTCGGTGTCGGCGTCGTGATCGGCTGCCTCACCGGTTTCCTGGTCGCCCGGGTCGGGATGCCGTCCTTCGTGGTCACCCTGGCCCTGTTCATCACCTGGCAGGGCGTGATCCTGCAGCTGATCGGGGACGGCGGCACGCTGGCCCTGCGCGACCCGCTGATCAACGCGGTGGCCAACGGCAACCTGTCGGTCCCGGCCTCCTGGGTACTGTTCGTCGTGGGCGCAAGCGCTTACGCGGTGATCCAGCTGGTCCGTCAGCGGTCCCGGCTGCGCGGTGGCCTGGTGGCCAGGCCGACCGGCCTGGTGCTGATCAAGATCGGGGCGGTGGTCGTGCTGGGCGGGCTGGCCACCTTCGCGCTGACCCAGGACCGCTCGCCGGGGGTGATCGCGATCGCCGGGGTGCCCTACGTGGTGCCGCTGGTGCTCGTCCTGCTGGTGCTGGGCACCTGGGTGCTGGACCGGACCCGGTTCGGCCGGCACGTGTACGCGGTCGGCGGGAACCGGGAGGCGGCCCGGCGGGCCGGGATCGACGTCGTCCGCATCCGGGCGTCGGTGTTCGTCATCGCGACGGCGTTCGCGGCGGTCGGCGCCATCGTCTACTCCTCGAAGATCGGGTCGGTGAACCCGGCGGCCGGTGGCGGCAACACGCTGCTGTTCGCCGTCGGTGCCGCGGTGATCGGCGGGACCTCGCTGTTCGGCGGGCGCGGCCGGATCTCGAACGCGGTCATCGGTGGCACCGTGCTGGCGACCGTGCAGAACGGACTGGGCCTGCTCAAGCAGCCGGCCGCCGTCGTGTTCGTCGTGACCGGTCTGGTGCTGCTGCTGGCCGCGGCCGTCGACGTGCTGTCCCGGCGACGCTCGGCGGCCACCGGGCGATAGTGGCGATGATCAGGTGACGAAGACCAGGTGACGACCCCGACCGGAACCCGCCCGGACGACGCGCGCCGGCACAACCGGACCGCGCTGCTGCGCCGGCTGCACGTCGACGGACCCAGTACCCGGGCCACCCTGGCCGGCGAGCTCGGGCTCAACCGCAGCACGATCAAGGCGGTGGTGGACGGGCTCGCCGACACCGGCCTGGTCACCGAGGCGGTGCCGGCGCAGCGGTCCGGGGCGGGCCGGCCGTCGCTGCTCGTGCTCCCGGAGCCGCAGGCCGCGGTGGTGCTCGCCGTCGACGTGCGGGTGGACCAGGTCGCGCTGGCGATGGTCGGGATCGGCGGGCAGGTGCTCGGGCGGCACAGCTGGAACCTGCACCGGACCACCCGGCTGCCCGGCGAGGTGATCACCCATCTCGTCGAGTCCGCCGAGCTGCTGCGCGACGAGCTCGGGGTCTCCGAGCACGGCGTCGGGGTGTCGGTGCCCGGGGTGGTGCGCCGCTCCGACGGCTTCGTGCACGAGGCCCCGAACCTGGGCTGGCGCGACGTCGGGCTCGGGACCCGGCTCGCGTCCGTGCTGGGCCGCCCGGTGCAGGTCGCGAACGACGCCGAGTCCGGTGCGCTGGCTGAGCACCTGCGCGGGGTGGGGCGCGACGTGCCCGACATGGTCTACCTGTCGGCCGACGTCGGGGTGGGCGGCGGCGTCGTCTCCGGCGGACGGCCGTTGCGCGGTACCGGCGGCTACGTCGGGGAGCTGGGGCACCTGCTCGTCCGTCCGGACGGGCGGGACTGCTTCTGCGGGTCCCGCGGCTGCTGGGAGACCGAGGTCGGGGAGCCGGCGCTGTGCCGGGCGCTCGGCCTGCCCGAGGACACCGCCCGCGGGGTGCTGATCGCCGAGCTGCGTTCGCTCGCCGGGGTGCCCGGCCGGGCCGAGGAGCTGCTCGGCGGGTTCGCCGGGTGGATGGCGGCCGGGCTGGTGACGGTGGTCAACGTGCTGGCCCCGGAGCTGCTCGTGCTCGGCAACCTGTTCGGCGCGCTGCCCGCGCCGGTGGTCGACCGGGTCCGCTGCGAGGTGGAGCGGCGCAGCATGGTGAGCCGGGCGGCGGGCGGGACCCGGATCGCGGTGTCCCCGCTCGGCCGGGACGGCGCGCTCGTAGGAGCGGCCGAGCTGGCCTTCGAACCCGTCCTGGAGGCCGTCTGATCAGGCCAGGCGGGCGGCCAGGTCCGGCAGCGCCGCGACGGTGAACGTCGGCGCCGTCAGGTGCGCGGGGTAGGTGCCGCCGGAGCGGTCGACCCACGCCGTCGCCATGCCCGCCCGGGCCGCGCCGTGCAGGTCCCACGGGTGCACGGCCACCATGACCGCCTCGGACGGGTCGATCCCGCACCGGCGCAGCGCGTACCCGTAGGCCGCGGGCGCGGGTTTCCAGACCCCGGCGTCCTCGACCGACAGGACCAGGTCGAACGCGTCGCGCAGGCCGTGGTCGCCGAGGAGCCGTCCGGCCACCGTGGTGGCCCCGTTGGACAGGGTGACCAGGCGCAGCCAGGCGGCCTGCAGCGTCGCGACGCCCGGCCCGACGTCGGGGTGCAGCGGCAGCGCGGTGAACGCCTCCAGCACCTGCCGCGCGCCGTCGTCCGGGTCGGGCACGCCGTGCCGGTGCAGCAGGTCCGCCGCCGTGGCCGTCCCGATCTCGGCGAAGGTGCGCAGCTCACCGCCGGCCGCGAGCGCGACACCCTCGCGCAGCGTGCTCGCGAACCACAGGTCGCCGAGCCACTCCGGTGCGCCGAGTGCGGCGAACCGCCGGGCCAGCGGCCGGAGGTCGGAGAGTGTCTCGTTGACGTCGAACACCACGGTCGAGATGGCCATCGCACTACCCTGGACGGTGTGAGCGCTCCCCGCACGGTGCTCGTCCTCGGCGGTACCACCGAGGGCCGCGCCGCCGCAGCCGCGCTGGCCGGGCGTCCCGGGATCCGGGTGGTGTCGTCGCTGGCCGGGGCGGTGCGCAGCCCGCGGCTGCCGGACGGGGAGATCCGGATCGGCGGTTTCGGCGGTGCGGAGGGGCTCGCCGGTTACCTGCGCGCCGAGCGGGTCGGAGCGGTGCTGGACGCGACGCACCCGTTCGCGGCCGGGATCACCGCGAACGCCGTCACCGCCTGCCGGGCGGCCGGGGTGGGGCTGGTCGTGCTGCGCCGCCCGGGCTGGGCCGAGGGTCCGGGGGACCGCTGGCACCGCACCGGGTCGGTCGCGACGGCAGCGGCCCTGCTGCCCGCACTGCTGCCCGGCACCGCGGGGCGGGTGCTGCTCACGACCGGCCGCGGCGGGCTCGCCCACTTCGCCGGCGTCGACGCCGGATTCTGGATCCGCGCGGTCGACCCGCCGGCACCGCCGCTGCCCGCCCGGCACACGGTGCTGCTCGGCCGGGGCCCGTTCGATCTCGACGCCGAGCGTGCGCTGTTCGCCGGGGTCCGGCCGGACGTGCTGGTCACCAAGGACTCCGGTGGGGAGGCGACCGCGCCGAAGCTGGTGGCGGCCCGGGAGCGCGGCGTGCCCGTTGTGGTGGTCGACCGGCCGCCGCTGCCCGCGGGCGTGGATCGTGCCGACGTCGTGCCGGACCTGCCCGCGGCACTGGCCCGGGTGTTCGCGAGCCCTGCTCCCCGGTAAGCTCGCCCGACGAGGAAAGGGGTGTGGGTGGACGCGGTGCTCTTCGACATGGACGGCACGCTGGTCGGGTCGGACGCGGCGGTGGCGCGGACCTGGGCGGCCTGGGGGCGTGAGTACGGGGTGTCACCGGCCGCGCTCGACGCTGTGGAGCACGGCGTCCCGAGCGACGTCACGGTGCGGTTGCTCCGGCCCGACCTGGACGGCCCGGCGCACGCCGCCGCGGTCGCGCGGATGCTCGACCTGGAGTGCGCCGACCTCGACGACGTGCACGCGCTGCCCGGCGCGCACGAGCTGCTCGCGGCGCTCGACGCGGCCGGCGTCCCGTGGGCCGTGGTGACCAGTGCCGAGCGCCGGCTGGCCGTCGCCCGGCTCACCGCGGCCGGGATCGCGGCACCGGTCCTCGTCGCCCGTGACGACATCGTGCGCGGCAAGCCCGATCCCGAGGGCTACCTCGCCGGCGCCGCGGCGCTGGGTGTGGACCCGCGGCGCTGTCTCGTCGTCGAGGACGCGGAGGCGGGACTCGCCGCGGGCCGGGCGGCGGGGGCGCGTACCGCGGCCTTGCGCGGCCTGGACGGCGACCTGCGTCCCGCCGACCTGCACGAGCTCGCCGGGCTGCTGGGGCTCGGCGCCGCTCAGCCGGGCAGCTCCCGCACCATCACGACGAGCCCCTCGGAGCCGGCCGGGTCGTCCCGGAACCCGGTGCGCCGGTAGAGCGCCCGGGCCCGCGCGTTGCCGGGCTCGACCTTGAGCGCCAGCCGCCGGTGCCCGTGCTCCCGTGCGACCCGGACGACGGCGTCGACCAGCTCGGCGGCCAGCCCGGTGCCCCGCGCGCCGGGATCGACCCACATCCCGTAGAGCAGGCCCTCGCCGTCGCCCTGCGGGCGCCAGCAGGCGGTCCCGACCGGCGTGTCGTCGTCGAACGCGCCGAACCGGGCGTGTTCGGCGAGCACCCGGCGCCAGGCCGGTTCCGCCAGTGCGCACTGCTCGCGGTAGAACTCGCTGCGCTCGCCGAAGGCGTCCCGTACGGACGCGAGGCGGACCGCACGCGCCGACTCCCAGTCGTCCGGCCCGAGCCGCCGCACCGTCGTCACGGACGCGGACAGTAGCGGCTCAGCCGGTCGTGGTACCGCCGGGGCCGTACCGGCGCGGGGTGAACACGACGGGGCCGCCGTGCCGCTCCACCACCCGGGTCGTGGAGGAACCCACGATCACCAGCGTGCGCATGTCGACCTGCTCGGGGTCCAGCCCGCCCAGCGTGGTGACGACGACCCGCTCGCCGGCGCCGCCGACGTCGCGCCCGAGCACCACCGGGGTCCCCGGGTCGCGCCGCTCCAGCAGCACGTCGCGGGCCGCGCCGACCTGCCAGGGCCGGGCCGAGGACCGCGGGTTGTAGATCGCGATCGCCAGGTCGGCCGCCGCGGCGGCGCGGAGCCGGTCCGCGACCACGTCCCACGGCTTGAGCCGGTCCGACAGCGACAGCATGACGTGGTCGTGCCCGAGCGGGGCGCCGGCCGCCGCCGAGACCGCCTGGGCCGCCGAGAGCCCGGGCAGCACCCGGACCGGGACGTCGCGGTAGGCCGGCTCGGACGCCACCTCCAGCACCGCGGTGGCCATCGCGAACACCCCGGGGTCGCCGGCCGAGACGACGGCGACCCGTCGCCCGGACACGGCCAGGTCCAGGGCGTGCGCGGCCCGCTGGGACTCCACCCGGTTGTCCGAGGCGTGCCGGGTCTGGCGCGGGTTCGGCGGGACCCGGTCCAGGTAGGGGCCGTAGCCGACGAGGTCGTCGGCCCCGGCCAGCGCGGTGGCGACCTGCGGGGTGAGCCAGTCCCGCCCGGCCGGCCCGGTCCCGACGACGACGACCTCGCCCGGTCCGGGTGGCGCCTGCGTGACCGGCGTGCCGGCCGGCGCCGGGCCCGGGGCGTCCTCCGGCACCGAGGCCGCGACCTCGCCGGGGACCAGGGCGATCGCGAAGTACGGCACGTCGGCCGGGTCCACGTCGCCGACGTCGCCGGTGCGCTGACCGTCCATGGTGGCCCGCTCCACGTAGCGGGCCCGGTCGAGGGTGCCGGCGTCGGCGAGTGCGTCGCGGACCGTGCCGAAGGTACGGCCCAGCTTCATCACCGCGGCCGAGTCCGTCCCGGCGAGCCGGCGGGCCAGCTCGGCGCGGGGGAGCGTCCCGGGCAGCACGGTGAGCACCTCGTCCCGCTCCACCAGCGGCTGGCCGAGCGCCGCCGCGGCCGCGCTGATCGAGGTCACACCGGGGACGACCTCGGTGCGGAACCGGCCGGCGAGGCGCTTGTGCATGTGCATGTAGGAGCCGTAGAAGAGCGGGTCGCCCTCCGCGAGCAGGACGACGTCGCGCCCGGCGGCCAGGTGCACCGCGAGCCGGGCGGCGGCCTCGGCGTAGAACTCGTCGATGGCGCCCTGGTAGCCGCCCGGGTGGTCGGTGGTCTCGGTGGTGACCGGGTAGACCAGCGCCTCCTCGACGGCCGTGCCGGACAGGTGCGGCTCGGCGATCCGGCGGGCGATCGAGCGCCCGTGCCGCGCCGAGTGGTAGGCGACGACGTCGGCGTCGCGGATCAACCGGGCCGCCTTGATCGTGGTCAGCTCGGGGTCCCCGGGACCCAGCCCCACGCCGTAGAGGGTGCCGGTCACGCGATGATCTCCTGCTCGTGCGCCAGCGCGTTGAGCGCGGCCGCGGTGATCGCCGACCCGCCACGGCGGCCGTGCACCACGAGGTGCTCCAGGTCGGTGCGGGCGGCCAGCGCCTGCTTGGACTCGACGGCGCCGACGAACCCGACCGGGATCCCGATGACCGCGGCCGGCCGCGGCGCGCCCCGGTCGACGAGGTCGAGCAGGTGGAACAGCGCGGTCGGGGCGTTCCCGACGGCGACGACCGCGCCCTCGAAGCGGTCCGCCAGCAGTTCCAGCGCGGCGGCCGAGCGGGTGTTGCCGATCCGCTGCGCGTGCTCCGGGACCCGGGCGTCGCGCAGCAGGCAGAGCACCTCGTTCCCGGCCGGCAGCCGGGCCGCGGTCACGCCGGCGGCGACCATCATGGCGTCACAGAGGATCGGCCCGCCGGCCCGCAGTGCGGCCCGCGCGGCGGGCACGACGCCCGCGGACGCGGCGATGTCGGCGGTGAGGTCGACCTGCCCGCAGGCGTGGATCATCCGGACGGCCACGTCGGCCATCCCGGGCGGGAGCCCGGTCAGGTCGGCCTCGGCGCGGATCGTCGCGAACGAGCGCCGGTAGATCTCCGCGCCGTCGGTGAGGTAGTCGGTGGTCGGGCTGTGCTCGTCGCCGCTCAGCGGTGGCTCCTCGGTCGGTCTGACGGGGCGGACAGGGCCGACAGGGGCCGGGCCGTGCCGTCGATGGTGTAGGTCCGCTCGCCGGTGGCGACGGCGGCGGCGTGCGGGGTGTGCGGGGCGCCGCACCGGCGCACGCAGCCGGCGACGTGCACCGGGCGCACGGGCCCGAGCGCGATCAGGTCCCTGGCGTGCGCACGGACGTCGGCCAGGGACTTCACGCACCCCGGGGACCCCGCACACGCGCCGACCCGCAGCGCCGGATGGCCCGGGTCGACGACCAGCCCGGCCGCACGCAGGGTCGCGGTGGCACCGGGCCCGGCACCGGGCAGCACGAGACTCCGCCAGGGGGTGACCAGCAGCCGGTCGGCGGCCCCGGCGAGTGCCTCGACCTGGTCGGCGGACAGCTCACCGAGGACCGGCGCCACCCCGAGCGCACCGCCGCCGAGCCACCCGACCGGAGGCTCGCCCGCAGCACCGTCGCCGTCCGGGCGGGGGCCGCCCGTGCCCGCACCGGGCGCGACCCGCCCCGCGCCCGGCCGCAGCGCGACGGCGATGCGGTGGGCGGCGTCCGGGATCTCCGCCGCGCGCCAGGCCGTGGCGGCCGGTCCGGCGGTGGTCCCGGTACGCAGGTCGAGGAACGCGGTCGCGGCGTCGAGGAGCAGGCCGGGCGCATCGGCCGGGGGGCCGTGCAGGCCGGTGGCCGCCCCGGCCACGAGCAGCTCGCCCTCGTCCGGGGTGCGGGCGATCCAGCACAGGTCCGGCCGTTCGGCGGCGACGTCGCCGCGGCCGTCGTCGAACGCGACGAGGAACCGCCCGGGCAACGCGGCGAGCTCGGCGCGCGCGCAGAGCCCGCGGTCCAGCTCGGCGGCGAGACCCCGGACGTCGGCGGTCCCGCCGGTGATCCCGGACAGCGGCGACGCGAGCACGTTCCGGACGCGTTCGTGGGGGACCGACGGCAGCAGCCCGGCCGCGGTGAGCCTGCGGACCGGGCGCGGGTCGGCCGGGTCGAGCCCGCGCAGCTGCAGGTTGCCGCGGGAGGTGAGGTGCACCGCGCCGTCCCCGGCGTCGACGGCGAGCCGGGCGACCGCGCGCAGGGCGCCCGCCCCGATCTCCCCGCCGGGCAGCCGGACCCTGGCCAGCGCCCCGTCCGCCGCCGGGTGCGGCGAGACGACGCCGGGGCAGGCGTCGGTGCGGGAACGGGCGGT harbors:
- a CDS encoding ABC transporter substrate-binding protein, giving the protein MSARARPVVLLLALVLALSGCSAGGSGGDQPIRVALDWTPNTNHIGLFAAQQAGYFRDAGIDVEFLPYNQTSPDTLVGSGAADFGISFQSSFTFSRAAGADITSVMAVLQHWATEIAVRADRDDIRSPRDLDGKVYAGFGEPGEVQKMQAVIRNDGGRGDIRTEVLNSAAYEALYAGQADFTEPFVNVEGIEARLRGEPLKTFRYTDYGFPDSYNVLLTGNSTWLGQNPDRARAFVQAVQRGYALAAQDPAGAARMLSEANPGAFTDTRLLDEGAAMLARDHLRDDRGRVGFQTPERWAGFSGFLYDTGTVAGPDGAPVREKPDFGTWFTNEYLAP
- a CDS encoding ABC transporter permease, encoding MTRRLAPAALVVVALLVLWQAAVTVSGVRPQVLPSPLRVVEQGWAFRGVLWENTLPTVAVTVVGFTVSLVVAWALAVAVDFSSWLRRALTPLLVASQTLPVVAIAPLLIIWFGFGLLPKVLVIALVTFFPIAVGLIEGFAATDRSATALLRSMGASRWQRFRYVRLPGAMPSFFTALRIAITYAVTGAIFAEYVGARAGLGIFMQLQKNQFRTDLVLAAVAVTAVLSVALFGLTFLVQRLVTPWYRGDHR
- a CDS encoding ABC transporter ATP-binding protein; translated protein: MKVSVRDLSVSYGDLPVLSGLSLDVAAGEFVSVLGPSGCGKSTLFGALAGILDGASAAGSVQVDGGPVRGAPFGLMPQQDLLFPWRTVLDNTTLGLEVAGVGRREARERARALFAPFGLDGFEGARPAELSGGMRQRAALLRTVVGGREVLLLDEPFGALDALTRTGMQEWLETVRARYGWTTLLITHDVREAAFLSDRVLVLSARPATVLREIAVDLPRPRTREMLTDPRLAAVEAELLATLRG
- a CDS encoding SAM-dependent methyltransferase, which codes for MSTPPDHDDPAAFWEAVYTGRDPGAVPRVNPRLAELAAGLAPGDALDLGCGPGGDTLWLAERGWRVTAVDIAGAATDALAARAVTAGLTDRVRAERHDLAATFPAGRFDLVSAMYFQTPFELPRDRVLRTAVEALRPGGLLLLVDHGSTAPWSWNQDPDTHFPTPEEVFAGIGPAPVTVVRADRPTRTATGPGGQTAEVVDHVLVLRRDG
- a CDS encoding sugar ABC transporter substrate-binding protein, producing MKMREAGRRPRLRRAFAAAGLGLLLAVAGCGQNSAGGDQEAPAGDAGGAGGLKVGVILPETDTSARWEGFDKPMLDKALRAQGLDPDIQNAQGDEQKFSTLADGMISSGVKVMIIASISGDGGNAVAEKAKAQGIPVIDYDRLNLGGVSDYYVSFDNEKVGELQGQGLIQGVGAKPGAQIIQIEGAPTDNNATLYTQGQLKALQPKYDSGEYKLVQNQPIDKWDNQVAGTTFEQILTGNGGKVDGVAVANDGMAGSVVTVLAKYGLNGKVPVTGQDATADGLAAILRGDQYMTVFKPIQEEADAAAKLAGALAKGDTAGADAVATQTVNDPDGNRDVKSVLLEPQLITKDNVKTVTDAGYIKAADICTGANAQACGQLGIQ
- a CDS encoding ATP-binding cassette domain-containing protein; the protein is MAEPILSLRGVNKSFGAVRVLHGVDLSVRAGEVTALVGDNGAGKSTLVKCVAGIHPIDDGEIVFDGAPVTLNAPTDAARLGIEVVYQDLALADNLDIVQNMFLGRERGRPWMLDEASMEQAARDTLASLSVRTVTSVRTPVASLSGGQRQTVAIAKSVLWDSRVVLLDEPTAALGVAQTRQVLDLVRRLAEQGLAVVLISHNMADVFEVSDRVACLYLGRMVAEVPTSEVDHSQVVQLITAGRSGELGLARPESAAV